The following are from one region of the Streptomyces rubrogriseus genome:
- a CDS encoding FMN-dependent NADH-azoreductase, whose product MRLFRLDASIFPAASASSEIAERVEAEWLAAHPEGTVTRRHLGSDPLPADAWVQATTAGFAPEDQRTEGQSSALALAMTLAEELQSADAVVLAVPFYNFGVSQHFKTWVDLVLAGAGPTNPLLKGTPTALITTLGGGYGPGTPRDGWDHSTPYLTRIVGDLWEADLTLIKRELTLAATTPGMEGLKDLGAQQHSDALTAAVAAGRTLARI is encoded by the coding sequence ATGCGCCTGTTCCGTCTGGACGCCAGCATCTTCCCGGCAGCGTCCGCCAGCAGTGAGATCGCCGAGCGCGTCGAGGCCGAGTGGCTCGCCGCCCACCCCGAGGGCACGGTGACCCGCCGCCACCTGGGCAGCGACCCGCTCCCCGCCGACGCCTGGGTGCAGGCCACCACCGCCGGCTTCGCCCCCGAGGACCAGCGCACCGAGGGGCAGAGCAGTGCTCTGGCCCTGGCTATGACGCTGGCCGAAGAACTGCAGAGCGCGGACGCCGTGGTGCTGGCCGTGCCGTTCTACAACTTCGGTGTCTCCCAGCACTTCAAGACGTGGGTGGACCTCGTGCTCGCGGGCGCCGGCCCCACCAACCCGCTCCTCAAGGGCACGCCCACCGCGCTGATCACCACGCTCGGCGGTGGCTACGGCCCCGGCACCCCGCGTGATGGCTGGGACCACTCCACCCCGTACCTGACGCGCATCGTCGGTGACCTGTGGGAGGCCGACCTGACGCTGATCAAGCGTGAGCTGACGCTGGCCGCGACGACCCCGGGCATGGAGGGCCTGAAGGACCTCGGCGCCCAGCAGCACTCCGACGCCCTGACCGCCGCCGTCGCGGCGGGCCGCACCCTCGCCCGTATCTGA
- a CDS encoding transposase, producing MPLTDAQWARIEPLLPDRTPKRGGRWRDHREVIDAIVWKFQTGAQWVQMPEKYGNWRGVYNRLRMWSGDGTLSAAVQKTCHQHRDCLRKRAEEETVTKVPEPPPMLLPPAELPRTQIIERTRHRYEDIHQLLVKRWTISAIARRLNLDRKTVRRFRDTDLDELLASARERRPNDVLEPFKAYLNTRFTEAQGQVSGTRLFLEIQTRGYCGRRQVVRKHLAALRAGTAEPVRANIPSPRKITSWIMRSPETLTDSQNERLLQVRLACPDITRACDLARAFADLVRHQRVYRRMEWIRQAEQDAPKPMKGFAGFLRQDLDAVTAGLTLPWNSGVVEGHVNR from the coding sequence GTGCCGTTGACTGACGCGCAGTGGGCGCGGATCGAGCCGTTACTGCCGGACCGGACACCGAAGCGGGGTGGCCGATGGCGCGACCACCGAGAGGTGATCGACGCCATCGTCTGGAAGTTTCAGACCGGGGCACAGTGGGTTCAGATGCCGGAGAAGTACGGCAACTGGCGTGGCGTCTACAATCGGCTGCGGATGTGGTCCGGCGATGGCACTCTGTCCGCCGCGGTGCAGAAGACTTGCCACCAGCACCGCGACTGCCTGCGCAAACGTGCCGAGGAAGAGACGGTGACCAAGGTGCCGGAGCCGCCCCCGATGCTGTTACCGCCCGCGGAACTGCCCCGCACCCAGATCATCGAACGCACCCGCCACCGCTACGAAGACATCCACCAGCTCCTGGTGAAACGCTGGACCATCAGCGCCATCGCCCGCCGACTCAACCTCGACCGCAAGACCGTGCGCCGCTTCCGCGACACCGACCTCGACGAGCTGCTGGCCTCCGCCCGCGAACGCCGCCCCAATGACGTCCTGGAACCCTTCAAGGCATACCTCAACACCCGCTTCACCGAGGCACAAGGCCAGGTCAGCGGCACCCGACTGTTCCTGGAGATCCAGACCCGGGGCTACTGCGGCCGCCGCCAAGTCGTCCGCAAACACCTCGCCGCCCTCCGCGCGGGCACCGCCGAACCGGTCAGGGCCAACATCCCCAGCCCGCGCAAGATCACCTCGTGGATCATGCGCTCCCCCGAGACGCTCACTGACAGCCAGAACGAGCGACTCCTTCAGGTCCGGCTCGCCTGCCCGGACATTACCCGTGCCTGCGACCTCGCCCGGGCCTTCGCCGACCTGGTCCGCCACCAGCGCGTATACCGACGGATGGAATGGATCCGGCAGGCTGAACAGGATGCGCCGAAACCGATGAAGGGCTTCGCCGGCTTCCTCCGCCAAGACCTCGACGCCGTCACTGCCGGACTCACCCTGCCGTGGAATTCCGGGGTGGTCGAAGGACATGTGAACCGGTGA
- a CDS encoding LOG family protein produces the protein MKVCVFLSAADLDERYVRPAREFAEMLGKGGHTLVWGGSDTGLMKVVADGVRETGGRLAGVSVDFLRSWAREDAEEMAFAKDLAERKALLLAGSDAVVVMAGGLGTLDELTEILELRKHGLHTKPVVLLNAAGFYDGLILQLRRMEDEGFLPRSVDELVFTTDQGAAALTYIEETTTLREEV, from the coding sequence ATGAAAGTCTGTGTTTTCCTTTCCGCTGCTGACCTCGACGAGCGCTACGTCCGCCCAGCGCGCGAGTTCGCCGAAATGCTGGGAAAAGGAGGCCACACCCTGGTGTGGGGCGGATCGGACACTGGCCTAATGAAGGTCGTCGCCGATGGCGTGCGGGAGACTGGTGGGCGACTCGCGGGCGTCTCCGTCGATTTCCTTCGCAGTTGGGCCAGGGAAGACGCCGAAGAGATGGCCTTCGCCAAAGATCTTGCTGAACGCAAGGCGCTGCTGCTCGCCGGCTCAGACGCTGTGGTCGTGATGGCGGGAGGCCTAGGCACACTGGATGAGCTGACCGAAATCTTGGAGTTGAGGAAGCACGGACTGCATACCAAGCCCGTGGTATTGCTCAACGCAGCGGGATTCTACGACGGCCTGATCCTCCAGCTTCGGCGCATGGAAGACGAGGGGTTTCTGCCGAGGTCCGTGGATGAACTAGTCTTCACAACCGACCAAGGAGCCGCCGCGCTGACATACATCGAGGAGACCACAACCTTGCGTGAGGAGGTGTGA
- a CDS encoding amidase encodes MYAFATLSDLSSAMDAGQVSAVELAQAAISRIERYDADINAVCAADFDRALDAAKEADNARARGASAPLLGVPMTVKESFNVAGLPTTWGMPSFRGFTPTEDAVTVTRLKKAGAVLLGKTNVPFALGDLQTYNDLYGTTNNPWDLGRTPGGSSGGSAAAVAAGYGLASIGSDIAGSLRAPAHYCGIYAHKPSSGLLPSRGHTPPATPPLAFDRDLTVPGVLARSAADLSHLLGVLAGPDESTLGVAYKLVLPPARHDELSNFRVLLLDTHPLIPSASSVRLALTTLAEQLSAAGVTVTRHSALLPDQTDTARLYMRLLLSALAANYPLAVYEQLREAAARLDAKDLSLAAERTRGAALSHRDWIAADTARAVHRERWRKLFATFDVVVCPVMPTPAFPHDQTPDQWSRRIMIDGTAYSYADQLVWAGIATTSGLPATVVPISRSAEGLPIGAQVIGPMNEDRTPIRFAELLERAFGGFTAPPLLLSDSEG; translated from the coding sequence ATGTACGCGTTTGCTACGCTCAGTGATCTGTCGTCGGCCATGGACGCCGGTCAGGTCTCCGCTGTGGAGCTGGCACAAGCTGCGATCAGTCGGATCGAGCGCTATGACGCTGACATCAACGCGGTATGCGCAGCTGACTTCGACCGTGCCCTGGACGCGGCAAAGGAAGCCGACAACGCGCGGGCGCGTGGTGCGTCGGCTCCGCTCCTTGGCGTGCCGATGACGGTCAAGGAATCCTTCAACGTGGCTGGGCTTCCCACTACTTGGGGCATGCCGTCCTTCAGAGGCTTCACGCCGACGGAGGACGCGGTCACTGTCACCCGCCTCAAGAAGGCTGGCGCTGTCCTCCTGGGTAAGACCAATGTGCCCTTCGCGTTGGGTGATCTGCAAACTTACAATGACTTGTACGGTACAACCAACAATCCCTGGGACCTTGGCCGGACTCCGGGCGGCTCGTCTGGCGGCTCGGCCGCAGCTGTCGCAGCTGGATACGGCCTGGCGTCCATCGGCTCCGACATCGCTGGCTCTCTGCGGGCGCCAGCTCACTACTGCGGCATCTACGCCCACAAGCCGTCATCCGGCCTGTTGCCTTCGCGCGGTCACACGCCTCCGGCCACACCGCCACTCGCCTTCGATCGCGACTTGACCGTTCCGGGCGTGCTGGCGCGCAGCGCCGCTGATCTGTCCCATCTGCTCGGTGTACTGGCAGGGCCGGACGAATCCACCCTAGGAGTCGCCTACAAGCTGGTCTTGCCGCCGGCCCGTCATGACGAGCTGAGCAACTTTCGGGTCCTCCTTCTCGACACCCACCCACTCATACCCAGCGCATCGAGCGTCCGCCTTGCCCTGACCACCCTCGCCGAACAGCTCTCCGCCGCCGGCGTTACCGTAACCCGCCACAGCGCTCTGCTACCCGACCAGACGGACACGGCTCGCCTCTACATGCGCCTGCTGCTGTCAGCCTTGGCGGCCAACTACCCACTTGCTGTTTACGAACAGTTGCGCGAGGCCGCTGCGCGACTCGACGCGAAGGACTTGAGTCTGGCGGCTGAACGGACGCGCGGCGCCGCCCTCAGTCACCGCGACTGGATCGCCGCGGACACGGCGCGCGCTGTGCACCGCGAGCGCTGGCGCAAACTCTTCGCCACATTCGATGTCGTCGTGTGCCCGGTGATGCCCACCCCCGCCTTTCCTCACGATCAAACTCCTGACCAGTGGAGCCGCCGAATCATGATCGATGGCACGGCCTACAGCTACGCAGACCAACTCGTGTGGGCAGGGATCGCCACCACTTCGGGTCTCCCCGCGACCGTGGTACCGATCAGCCGGTCTGCTGAAGGCCTGCCAATAGGGGCACAGGTCATTGGTCCGATGAACGAGGACAGAACCCCGATTCGCTTCGCCGAGCTACTGGAGCGAGCCTTCGGCGGGTTCACAGCGCCTCCACTCTTGCTGTCCGACAGTGAAGGATGA
- a CDS encoding BTAD domain-containing putative transcriptional regulator — MGRKERPIASSNRALVRLARWLRDQRSNTGCSYAELAARVGLHATTLQRAASGRSVPSERSVRAYAIACGAPVDTAMDLWRQARRGRLRSADSAPASPQDIDGVEMLRAALRELYESAGRPSVRVMERRAGAGRLPHSTAHRIVLGRTVPRDEHQLTGFLTACLVASSEHAAWVAAWERVRGGQHASVFSPLPPHRPAAPAVPVRPSVPASGLYAAALGPVRLWRDGEQLPTGSPQQRALLAVLVLREGRTATAAEIVDALWGEDPPPQALAAVRTYASRLRKVMDPGTLVSESGGYAARLPDQACDVTMAAHLARQAEQLRIRGDLQRARIILRHALGLWEGEPLAGVPGPFAETQRVRLEEWRLQLLESRVDMDLACGLHADVVPELTSMVSVYPLRERLRELLMLALYRAGRQAEALAVYADVRRLLADELGVSPRDGLARLQQRILQADPELALGAAASSGGTQAAAFVRPAQLPAALPDFVGRSSVLAELTSVLSATGDGLQVAAVCGPVGVGKTALAVQAGHAVTQFFPDGHLYVDLHRTTPETALAAALRALGVAESIIPAGLEERSALYRSALHSRRVLVVLDHAKDAGQVQWLLPAAQGCAVLVTSRTRMIDLPGAHLVELDEMSPTEALHLFTRIAGRPPTDDQGPARYVTAACGFLPLAVRAAACRLLAHRTWTISDLADRLADEDGRLDELQAGNMSVKPVIESSYCQLSAEQAAALRMLSTADALVSLQQAARTLDCGMTDAERLTEALLDSGLLTSAGGGLYQMPLLVRLYARTLPCP; from the coding sequence GTGGGGCGCAAGGAGAGACCGATCGCCTCGTCGAACCGGGCCCTGGTGAGGCTGGCCAGGTGGCTGCGCGACCAGCGTTCGAACACGGGCTGCTCATACGCCGAGTTGGCCGCACGTGTGGGCCTTCACGCCACCACACTGCAGCGGGCGGCATCGGGCCGGTCCGTGCCCAGTGAGCGCAGCGTTCGCGCATACGCCATCGCCTGCGGTGCACCGGTGGACACAGCGATGGATCTGTGGCGGCAGGCTCGCCGGGGCAGGCTTCGCAGTGCGGACTCTGCGCCGGCGAGCCCGCAGGACATCGACGGCGTGGAGATGCTCCGTGCGGCTTTGCGGGAGTTGTACGAGTCGGCCGGGCGTCCCTCGGTGCGTGTGATGGAGAGGCGTGCGGGTGCGGGGCGGCTCCCTCACAGCACCGCCCATCGCATCGTGCTCGGCCGGACGGTGCCGCGTGACGAGCACCAGCTGACCGGCTTCCTCACGGCCTGCCTGGTCGCCTCGTCAGAGCATGCGGCGTGGGTCGCGGCGTGGGAGCGCGTCCGGGGCGGGCAGCACGCCAGCGTGTTCTCTCCCCTGCCGCCGCACAGGCCCGCGGCTCCGGCCGTGCCTGTGCGGCCGTCGGTTCCCGCATCTGGCCTGTACGCCGCGGCGCTGGGGCCGGTGCGGCTGTGGCGGGATGGCGAGCAGCTGCCCACCGGCTCGCCCCAGCAGCGAGCCCTGCTGGCGGTATTGGTGCTGCGGGAAGGACGGACCGCGACAGCGGCGGAGATCGTTGACGCGTTGTGGGGTGAGGACCCGCCGCCTCAGGCCCTGGCCGCTGTACGGACATATGCCTCGCGGCTGCGTAAGGTGATGGATCCGGGAACGCTCGTGAGCGAGTCCGGCGGCTACGCGGCACGCCTCCCTGACCAGGCGTGCGACGTGACCATGGCAGCTCATCTGGCACGGCAGGCCGAGCAGCTGCGCATACGCGGAGATCTGCAGCGTGCACGGATAATCCTGCGGCACGCTCTGGGACTGTGGGAGGGCGAACCGCTTGCCGGAGTTCCAGGACCTTTCGCCGAGACCCAGCGCGTTCGTCTGGAGGAGTGGCGGCTGCAACTGCTCGAAAGCCGCGTGGACATGGACCTCGCATGCGGTCTGCACGCGGACGTCGTGCCCGAGCTGACTTCAATGGTGTCCGTGTATCCACTGCGGGAGCGTCTGCGCGAGCTGCTGATGCTCGCCCTGTATCGCGCAGGAAGGCAGGCTGAGGCCCTCGCCGTGTACGCGGACGTCCGTAGGCTGCTCGCCGACGAGCTGGGGGTCAGTCCGCGGGACGGGCTGGCCCGGCTTCAGCAAAGGATCCTCCAGGCCGACCCAGAACTCGCACTCGGGGCGGCTGCATCCTCCGGCGGCACGCAGGCTGCTGCGTTCGTGCGCCCCGCCCAGCTGCCAGCCGCCCTCCCCGACTTCGTAGGACGCTCAAGCGTGCTCGCCGAACTGACGAGCGTGCTGAGCGCCACCGGCGACGGCCTGCAAGTCGCAGCTGTCTGCGGCCCGGTAGGTGTGGGCAAGACCGCCCTGGCCGTGCAGGCCGGACATGCAGTTACGCAGTTCTTCCCGGACGGCCACCTCTATGTAGATCTGCACCGGACGACGCCGGAAACAGCGCTCGCGGCGGCACTGCGCGCACTCGGGGTGGCAGAGTCGATCATTCCAGCAGGGCTCGAGGAGCGCTCCGCGCTGTACCGCTCGGCGCTTCACAGCCGCCGCGTCCTCGTGGTCCTGGACCACGCAAAGGACGCAGGACAAGTCCAGTGGCTGCTACCCGCCGCACAGGGGTGCGCCGTACTGGTCACCTCCCGAACGCGAATGATCGACCTCCCCGGCGCCCACCTGGTCGAGCTCGACGAGATGTCCCCCACCGAGGCACTCCACCTCTTCACCCGGATCGCCGGCCGCCCGCCCACTGACGACCAGGGACCGGCCCGCTACGTGACGGCCGCATGCGGCTTCCTACCGCTCGCTGTCCGTGCCGCTGCCTGCCGTCTACTGGCACACCGGACCTGGACGATCTCAGATCTCGCGGACAGGCTCGCAGACGAGGACGGGAGGCTGGACGAGCTGCAGGCAGGGAACATGTCCGTAAAGCCGGTTATCGAAAGCAGCTACTGTCAACTCAGTGCCGAACAAGCCGCCGCTTTACGTATGCTGAGCACAGCGGACGCGCTGGTTTCCCTGCAGCAGGCGGCACGTACCCTCGACTGCGGCATGACTGATGCCGAGCGCCTTACGGAGGCCCTCCTCGACAGCGGACTGCTGACATCCGCCGGAGGCGGGCTCTATCAGATGCCTCTACTGGTCCGGCTCTACGCCAGAACCCTCCCCTGCCCATGA
- a CDS encoding DUF4396 domain-containing protein, whose protein sequence is MLLDGVMLLWFLQVVIAVLYVAVDIRTTPEATVMKWGFVIITAFSGLFGALLYVLSCREPLPGTHEQYVAAKWRQVVGSTMHCVAGDGVGILAAAVVTSAIGIPMWADVLCEYAFGFLFGWTVFQALFMKSMFRTYRESLKRTFVSELLSMNAVMGGMTAVMVPWMSHDMAAMHPTGARFWFVMSISLCAGFLVALPMNWWLVDHGLKHGMMTVRHDDAPLPQAAAIALAGAALTGHQHHRPDPHSAPQHTGTAHGPHSGASGHESHEAIARTGHEQHHMQPTASRTQLLLMTVVSFMIFGAGFLVAGLFGALAMHR, encoded by the coding sequence ATGCTGCTCGACGGTGTGATGCTGCTGTGGTTCCTCCAGGTGGTGATCGCCGTCTTGTACGTGGCCGTCGACATCCGTACGACGCCCGAGGCCACGGTCATGAAGTGGGGCTTCGTGATCATCACCGCGTTCAGTGGTCTGTTCGGAGCCCTGCTGTACGTGCTGAGCTGCCGCGAGCCGCTTCCAGGCACCCACGAGCAGTACGTCGCGGCGAAGTGGCGGCAGGTCGTCGGCTCCACAATGCACTGCGTCGCCGGCGACGGCGTCGGCATCCTGGCCGCCGCCGTGGTCACCTCCGCGATTGGGATCCCGATGTGGGCCGACGTCCTGTGCGAGTACGCCTTCGGCTTCCTGTTCGGCTGGACCGTCTTCCAGGCCCTCTTCATGAAGAGCATGTTCCGCACCTACCGGGAGTCCCTGAAGCGAACCTTCGTCTCCGAGCTGCTGTCCATGAACGCGGTCATGGGCGGCATGACCGCCGTCATGGTGCCGTGGATGAGTCATGACATGGCCGCCATGCACCCCACCGGTGCCCGCTTCTGGTTCGTCATGTCGATCTCCCTGTGCGCCGGCTTCCTCGTCGCGCTGCCGATGAACTGGTGGCTCGTCGACCACGGCCTCAAGCACGGCATGATGACCGTTCGCCACGACGACGCCCCCCTCCCCCAGGCCGCCGCGATTGCCCTCGCCGGCGCCGCGCTCACCGGGCATCAGCACCACCGGCCGGACCCGCACAGCGCACCCCAGCACACCGGCACGGCACACGGGCCTCACTCCGGCGCGTCCGGACACGAGTCCCACGAAGCCATCGCCCGCACCGGCCACGAGCAGCACCACATGCAGCCCACTGCGAGCCGCACCCAGCTACTCCTCATGACTGTCGTCAGCTTCATGATCTTCGGAGCCGGTTTCCTAGTGGCAGGACTCTTCGGCGCCCTCGCCATGCACCGCTGA
- a CDS encoding TetR/AcrR family transcriptional regulator — protein MRNRERLLQTAREMLAEHGTQKVTMDALAERAGLGKGTVFRRFGTRAGIFQALLDEDEQAFQEQVLSGPAPLGPGAGPAERLIAYGRARIAFLLDHHAIARACLDRTQPIPVGGATMTRPHIRMLLGQTRPAPPYLDTLAVQLTAALEGPLLLYLSMDEAAAAPAPDTGNPLAESWQNLIERVLQGAAPSGQQGDPA, from the coding sequence GTGCGTAACCGTGAACGCCTCCTGCAGACCGCCCGCGAGATGCTCGCCGAGCACGGAACCCAGAAGGTGACCATGGACGCCCTCGCCGAACGCGCCGGCCTGGGCAAGGGGACCGTCTTCCGCCGCTTCGGCACCCGCGCGGGCATCTTCCAGGCCCTCCTCGACGAGGACGAGCAAGCCTTCCAGGAACAGGTCCTGTCCGGTCCTGCGCCGTTGGGCCCCGGCGCCGGCCCGGCAGAGCGCCTGATCGCCTACGGCCGCGCCCGCATCGCCTTTCTCCTGGACCACCACGCCATCGCGCGGGCCTGCCTGGACCGCACCCAGCCCATCCCCGTCGGCGGCGCCACCATGACCCGCCCCCATATCCGCATGCTCCTCGGCCAGACCCGCCCAGCCCCGCCCTACCTCGACACCCTCGCCGTCCAGCTCACCGCGGCACTGGAAGGGCCTCTGCTGCTCTACCTGTCCATGGACGAAGCCGCCGCAGCCCCCGCCCCCGACACCGGGAACCCCCTGGCCGAGAGCTGGCAGAACCTCATCGAACGCGTCCTGCAAGGCGCAGCCCCCTCGGGGCAGCAGGGGGATCCCGCCTGA
- a CDS encoding ATP-dependent DNA ligase, protein MPADHAGRIGHVRQDHIRPGAGAAPAAWDAQACHHFGEGRRVVGLPAGQEERLQQRLARRRGAGALAAAQTWPAHPVVFDVLRLESADLTPWPYAWRRAALEALFDYAGLTAPLTLCPSTSDPATAREWLTWTAAGLEGLCFKRLAEPYRAGTRAWGKYKVRATTEAILGAVTGFVTGPRTLLLGRYDDTGRLRYTGRTVPLARTAATGLAAVLTPADGGHPWTERTFTAGWGSRVVLDARLVDPQLVVEVAVDVARDAAGRWRHPVQMHRARPDLTSRAVPPYGA, encoded by the coding sequence GTGCCCGCGGATCACGCGGGACGAATAGGCCATGTCCGCCAGGACCACATCCGGCCGGGTGCGGGGGCGGCCCCGGCGGCGTGGGACGCGCAGGCGTGCCATCACTTCGGTGAAGGCAGGCGCGTCGTTGGCCTGCCCGCCGGTCAGGAAGAAAGGCTTCAGCAGCGCCTCGCCCGTCGCCGCGGTGCCGGCGCGCTCGCGGCCGCGCAGACCTGGCCCGCGCATCCGGTCGTCTTCGACGTCCTGCGCCTGGAGAGCGCCGACCTCACCCCCTGGCCGTACGCCTGGCGCCGGGCCGCGCTGGAGGCCCTGTTCGACTACGCGGGCCTGACGGCGCCGTTAACGCTGTGCCCGTCGACCAGCGACCCCGCCACCGCCCGCGAGTGGCTCACTTGGACCGCGGCCGGCCTGGAAGGCCTGTGCTTCAAGAGGCTGGCGGAGCCGTACCGCGCCGGGACCAGGGCGTGGGGCAAGTACAAGGTCCGCGCCACCACCGAGGCCATCCTCGGAGCCGTCACCGGATTCGTGACCGGACCCCGCACGCTGCTGCTCGGCCGCTACGACGACACAGGGAGGCTGCGCTACACCGGCCGTACCGTTCCGCTCGCCCGCACCGCGGCGACCGGTCTCGCGGCTGTGCTGACGCCGGCTGACGGCGGGCACCCGTGGACGGAACGGACGTTCACCGCCGGGTGGGGCAGCCGCGTCGTCCTGGACGCCAGGCTCGTCGACCCGCAGCTGGTGGTGGAAGTCGCCGTCGACGTCGCCCGTGATGCGGCCGGCCGGTGGCGTCATCCGGTACAGATGCACCGCGCACGTCCCGACCTGACTTCGCGTGCAGTGCCGCCGTACGGCGCGTGA
- a CDS encoding transposase, protein MARLRVPRRRGRPRTRPDVVLADMAYSSRVIRGHLRDRGIRAVIPIRADQSIHRLRRGSRGGRPPSVDRAAYKRRNAVERCINRLKQW, encoded by the coding sequence ATGGCACGCCTGCGCGTCCCACGCCGCCGGGGCCGCCCCCGCACCCGGCCGGATGTGGTCCTGGCGGACATGGCCTATTCGTCCCGCGTGATCCGCGGGCACCTTCGCGACCGTGGCATCCGGGCTGTCATCCCGATCAGGGCGGACCAGAGCATCCACCGGCTGAGGCGCGGCAGTCGGGGCGGGCGTCCGCCGTCCGTCGACCGTGCGGCTTACAAGCGGCGCAACGCCGTCGAGCGGTGCATCAACCGCCTCAAGCAATGGTGA
- a CDS encoding DoxX family protein: protein MRNVFLWVVQILLALVMLLTGGFKLVQSREKLDDSMKWVNSFTPTQIRGIGVRAGSAGSDRAGGPGRRRHRADVDAHRCRRCGPASDRCREPTRQFRPHANRGDNLTGPTPYQDADRAAGPENAR from the coding sequence GTGAGGAACGTCTTCCTGTGGGTCGTCCAGATCCTGCTGGCGCTGGTCATGCTGCTCACCGGTGGCTTCAAGCTTGTCCAGTCCCGCGAAAAGCTCGACGACTCGATGAAGTGGGTGAACTCCTTCACCCCGACCCAGATCAGAGGCATCGGCGTGCGTGCTGGAAGTGCTGGCAGCGATCGGGCTGGTGGTCCCGGCCGCCGCCGACATCGCGCCGATGTGGACGCCCATCGCTGCCGTCGGTGTGGCCCTGCTAGTGATCGGTGCCGCGAGCCGACCCGCCAGTTCCGCCCCCATGCCAACCGCGGCGACAACCTCACCGGCCCCACTCCCTACCAGGACGCCGACCGCGCCGCCGGACCGGAGAACGCACGATGA
- a CDS encoding NAD(P)H-dependent oxidoreductase encodes MVGGLPGEQLKDALASLALADIVVAATPVYKAGFSGLFKSFVDVMDDLLIGKPVVLAATAGSARHTMVADDRLRPLFTFMRAVTFPTAVFAAPSVWADPALGRRIERAATGDTVLLSAGVEERIVQRSWRGYQHQFGSNFAHAEDAGDLDFGSPLMRLATGGAPGTIPAQS; translated from the coding sequence ATGGTCGGCGGACTGCCCGGCGAGCAGCTGAAGGACGCCCTCGCCTCGCTCGCCCTCGCCGACATCGTCGTCGCCGCCACCCCCGTCTACAAGGCCGGGTTCAGCGGCCTGTTCAAGTCCTTCGTCGACGTCATGGACGACCTCCTCATCGGCAAGCCCGTCGTCCTGGCCGCCACCGCCGGAAGCGCCCGCCACACCATGGTCGCCGATGACCGCCTGCGCCCGCTCTTCACTTTCATGCGCGCCGTCACCTTCCCCACCGCGGTCTTCGCGGCCCCCTCCGTCTGGGCCGACCCCGCCCTCGGACGCCGCATCGAACGCGCCGCCACCGGGGACACCGTCCTGCTGTCGGCAGGCGTCGAGGAGCGGATCGTCCAGCGGTCCTGGCGCGGCTACCAGCATCAGTTCGGCAGCAACTTCGCACACGCCGAAGACGCTGGCGACCTCGACTTCGGCTCCCCCCTCATGCGGCTCGCCACCGGCGGCGCCCCCGGGACGATCCCCGCCCAAAGCTGA
- a CDS encoding DUF6083 domain-containing protein, with the protein MRSHLAPLHGTAHTVRPRRRPLRATTTSPDRFPTARQTRHCCACGNPTELFPRADHRLIALHPAELAAAVIPEDCRWHLSAGIAHPSGDGSPWCRIPHRLVCPCRTEPSRLRTHLDALRLRLALRTRRLIDTGLPHGRGSVRPLPRRHSPPAPAPRGVALR; encoded by the coding sequence ATGCGCTCCCACCTCGCCCCTCTGCACGGAACCGCTCACACCGTGCGCCCCCGCAGACGGCCACTGCGAGCAACTACCACCAGCCCAGACCGATTTCCGACTGCAAGACAAACCCGCCACTGCTGCGCCTGCGGAAACCCGACCGAGCTCTTCCCGCGTGCGGACCATCGACTCATCGCCTTGCACCCCGCAGAGCTGGCCGCTGCTGTAATCCCTGAGGACTGCCGCTGGCATCTCAGCGCAGGTATCGCCCACCCCAGCGGTGACGGCAGCCCGTGGTGCCGAATCCCGCACCGACTCGTCTGCCCCTGCCGGACGGAACCGTCGCGGCTCCGGACTCACCTGGACGCCCTCCGTCTCCGGCTCGCCCTGCGGACCCGCCGCTTGATCGATACCGGCCTGCCCCACGGGCGCGGATCTGTGCGCCCGCTACCTCGCCGCCACTCGCCGCCCGCGCCGGCACCGCGCGGGGTAGCGCTGCGCTGA
- a CDS encoding helix-turn-helix transcriptional regulator: MTILPPDPDFSALRVEFARLRGERGWTFDELASRSGLARRTLIDLEHGRTPGNLTTWHALAHVFDVPIEHLLAVLCDNHTPPGGNDT, encoded by the coding sequence GTGACGATCTTGCCCCCCGATCCCGACTTCAGCGCACTACGCGTGGAATTCGCACGCCTGCGGGGCGAACGCGGCTGGACCTTCGACGAACTCGCCAGCCGCAGCGGCCTGGCCCGCCGCACCCTCATCGACCTCGAACACGGCCGGACCCCCGGCAATCTCACCACCTGGCACGCCCTCGCCCACGTCTTCGACGTACCCATCGAGCACCTGCTCGCGGTGCTCTGCGACAACCACACCCCGCCCGGCGGCAACGACACCTGA